One region of Oncorhynchus nerka isolate Pitt River linkage group LG22, Oner_Uvic_2.0, whole genome shotgun sequence genomic DNA includes:
- the LOC115105709 gene encoding protein phosphatase 1A-like, with amino-acid sequence MRTARKGSMEMPAFVRQLVKETEKRVSSFFKEGGHGGAEHTDGEREEVIPSPYLDRPILDKLTEEGCSCWGLTYALCSMQGWRANMEDYHNCVPQLGAGLADWSFFAVFDGHAGNKVAQYVSQHLLDQVLATGGIGPEDHPDRVRGSFTDGFLHTDKHLLTAARREGWERGGTTVTSTLISPRYIYFANCGDSRAMLCQAGQVCFSTEDHKPYSPLERARIESAGGSVSLQRINGSLAVSRALGDFSYKGTVNRLPTQQMVSPEPEVCVVERSPGDEFLVLACDGVWDTVSNEELCAFIQSRLRVCTDLRDVCSQVIDLCLYKGSLDNISIILVCFPGAPQLSAEAIHQEAELEDLLESKVAEIYEELSTQGKEPNLFSVLAVLANTDVPGLPPGGGLQSKRNCIISAYYEKKEAHNPTTPNGLGGSEKLV; translated from the exons ATGAGGACTGCACGGAAGGGGAGCATGGAGATGCCTGCATTTGTCCGGCAGCTGgtgaaggagacagagaagagggtcAGCTCCTTCTTCAAAGAAGGGGGGCATGGAGGGGCAGAGCACacagacggggaaagagaggaggtgatccccagcccctacctggACCGTCCCATCCTGGACAAGTTGACGGAGGAGGGTTGCTCCTGCTGGGGCCTGACCTACGCTCTGTGCAGCATGCAGGGCTGGAGGGCAAACATGGAGGACTACCACAACTGTGTGCCTCAGCTGGGCGCAGGGCTGGCAGACTGGAGCTTCTTTGCTGTGTTTGACGGGCACGCGGGAAACAAAGTGGCACAGTACGTTTCACAACACCTGCTGGATCAGGTCCTAGCTACAG GAGGGATCGGGCCAGAGGATCACCCTGATCGGGTGAGAGGGAGCTTCACAGATGGCTTcctacacacagacaaacacctgCTGACTGCAGCCCGCCGTGAGGGCTGGGAGCGGGGTGGCACCACCGTGACCTCCACACTCATCTCACCACGATACATCTACTTCGCCAACTGTGGAGACTCGCGTGCCATGCTGTGCCAGGCAGGGCAGGTGTGCTTCTCCACTGAGGACCACAAGCCCTACAGCCCTCTGGAGAGGGCGCGCATCGAGAGCGCCGGCGGCTCCGTGTCCCTGCAGCGCATCAACGGCTCCTTGGCCGTGTCCCGAGCCCTGGGAGACTTCAGCTACAAGGGGACAGTGAACCGGCTGCCCACCCAACAGATGGTGTCTCCGGAGccagaggtgtgtgtggtggagcGGTCGCCCGGGGATGAGTTTCTGGTGCTGGCCTGTGATGGGGTGTGGGACACGGTCTCCAACGAGGAGCTATGTGCCTTCATCCAGAGTCGGCTGCGCGTCTGCACTGACCTCAGAGATGTCTGTTCCCAGGTCATTGACCTCTGCCTCTACAAG GGCAGTCTGGACAATATCAGTATCATCTTGGTCTGCTTCCCTGGCGCCCCCCAGCTCTCAGCAGAAGCAATACACCAGGAGGCAGAGCTGGAAGACCTGCTGGAGTCCAAAGTGGCAG AGATTTATGAGGAACTGAGTACTCAGGGGAAGGAGCCtaacctgttctctgtcctcgcTGTTCTGGCAAACACTGATGTCCCAGGCTTACCACCTGGAGGCGGTCTGCAGAGCAA AAGGAACTGTATCATCTCTGCCTATTACGAAAAGAAAGAGGCACACAATCCTACTACACCTAAT GGGCTTGGTGGTTCTGAGAAGCTCGTCTAG